Proteins encoded by one window of Lycium barbarum isolate Lr01 chromosome 11, ASM1917538v2, whole genome shotgun sequence:
- the LOC132618032 gene encoding beta-amyrin 28-monooxygenase: MELFYVFLLCLFVLLVSLSFLFLFNNKNKSTLSCPLPPGKSGWPVIGESLEFLSNGWKGHPEKFIFNRISKYSSNVFKTHLFGEKVAAFCGASGNKFLFSNENKLVQAWWPSSVDKVFPSSTQTSSKEEAIKMRKMLPNFLKPEALQRYIGIMDHIAQRHFEAWENQEEVLVFPLAKRYTFWLACRLFVSVEDPNHVAKLADPFDVLASGLISIPINLPGTPFYRAIKASNFIRKELVAIIKQRNIDLAEGKACVTQDILSHMLMTSDENGKFMHELDIADKILGLLIGGHDTASSACSFIVKYLAELPEIYDRVYKEQMEIAKSKGQGELLNWEDIQKMRYSWNVACEVLRLAPPLQGAFREALADFTFNGFSIPKGWKIYWSANSTHRNPEVFPEPLKFDPSRFEGSGPAPYTFVPFGGGPRMCPGKEYARLEILVFMHHLVKRFRWEKIIPDEKIVVNPMPIPAKGLPVRLYSHDKP; this comes from the exons ATGGAGTTGTTCTATGTCTTTCTTCTTTGCCTCTTTGTTCTTTTAGTTTCCCTCTCTTTCCTCTTTCTCTTCAACAATAAGAACAAATCCACCTTGTCATGTCCACTTCCTCCGGGCAAGTCCGGTTGGCCAGTCATTGGAGAAAGCCTCGAGTTTCTCTCTAATGGTTGGAAAGGTCATCCGGAAAAATTCATCTTTAATAGGATTTCCAAGTACTCTTCCAATGTCTTCAAGACTCATCTTTTTGGTGAAAAAGTAGCTGCCTTTTGTGGTGCCTCTGGAAATAAATTCTTGTTTTCCAATGAAAATAAACTAGTTCAAGCATGGTGGCCTAGTTCAGTGGACAAAGTTTTCCCATCTTCAACACAAACTTCTTCAAAAGAAGAAGctataaaaatgagaaaaatgcttCCTAATTTCCTCAAGCCCGAAGCGTTGCAACGTTACATTGGAATCATGGATCATATCGCGCAAAGACATTTCGAAGCGTGGGAAAATCAAGAAGAAGTTTTAGTTTTCCCACTAGCAAAACGTTACACTTTCTGGTTGGCTTGTAGATTATTTGTGAGTGTGGAAGATCCTAACCATGTGGCTAAACTTGCTGACCCTTTTGATGTTTTGGCTTCTGGATTGATTTCTATTCCGATAAATTTGCCTGGCACGCCATTTTATCGTGCTATTAAGGCCTCGAATTTTATTAGAAAAGAGCTTGTGGCAATCATAAAGCAAAGGAATATTGATTTGGCTGAGGGGAAAGCATGCGTGACACAAGATATATTGTCACACATGTTAATGACAAGTGATGAAAATGGGAAGTTCATGCATGAGTTGGATATTGCTGATAAGATATTAGGGTTGTTGATTGGTGGCCATGACACTGCTAGTTCTGCTTGTTCTTTTATTGTCAAGTACCTTGCTGAGCTTCCTGAGATATATGATAGAGTTTACAAAG AGCAAATGGAGATTGCAAAATCAAAGGGTCAAGGAGAATTATTAAATTGGGAAGACATTCAAAAGATGAGATATTCATGGAATGTGGCATGTGAAGTTTTAAGACTTGCTCCACCCCTCCAAGGTGCTTTCAGGGAAGCCCTTGCTGACTTCACCTTCAATGGTTTCTCCATTCCAAAAGGATGGAAG ATATACTGGAGTGCGAATTCTACACACAGAAATCCAGAAGTATTCCCAGAGCCTTTAAAATTTGACCCCTCAAGATTTGAAGGAAGTGGACCTGCTCCTTATACATTTGTACCCTTTGGAGGTGGACCAAGAATGTGCCCTGGAAAAGAGTATGCACGTTTAGAAATACTTGTTTTCATGCACCATCTTGTTAAAAGATTCAGGTGGGAAAAAATTATTCCCGACGAGAAAATCGTCGTTAATCCGATGCCAATTCCGGCTAAGGGACTTCCGGTCAGGCTCTATTCTCACGACAAGCCATAA